From a region of the Methanobacterium formicicum DSM 3637 genome:
- a CDS encoding ABC transporter ATP-binding protein has protein sequence MKQHGEMAITTSKLVKKFGNFMAVDNLNLQVKKGEIYGLLGPNGAGKTTLIKMLCSVLNPTSGEARVLGEEIPDGKVVSRIGYMPQETGLYLGLTVDQNMKFYGRIFNLKREEIEKREDELLKFVDLSDWKHEMVENLSGGMKHRVSLACTLIHQPELLFLDEPTVGVDPELRVSFWNYFNRLRERGVTILITTHYMDEARHCDRIGFMQRGRIIAEDAPSNLLEKSGKDSLEDAFLVFSGRDKSIKGVKS, from the coding sequence ATGAAACAACATGGTGAAATGGCCATAACAACATCTAAACTGGTAAAAAAGTTTGGAAATTTTATGGCTGTTGATAATTTAAACTTACAGGTTAAAAAAGGTGAGATATACGGTCTTTTAGGTCCTAATGGTGCGGGAAAGACCACGTTAATTAAAATGCTCTGCAGCGTACTGAATCCAACCAGTGGAGAGGCCAGGGTTCTGGGGGAGGAAATACCAGATGGAAAGGTTGTATCCAGGATCGGATACATGCCCCAGGAAACTGGTTTGTATCTGGGACTTACCGTGGATCAGAATATGAAGTTCTATGGCCGGATTTTCAACCTGAAAAGGGAAGAAATAGAAAAAAGGGAAGATGAACTGTTAAAATTTGTGGATCTGTCTGACTGGAAACATGAAATGGTAGAAAACCTCTCCGGGGGAATGAAACACAGGGTTTCACTGGCATGTACCCTTATACACCAGCCAGAGCTGCTTTTTTTAGATGAACCCACGGTGGGAGTTGATCCAGAACTTAGAGTTTCATTCTGGAATTATTTCAACCGGTTGCGTGAAAGGGGAGTTACCATTCTCATCACCACCCACTACATGGATGAAGCCCGTCACTGTGACCGCATTGGATTCATGCAACGTGGCCGTATAATAGCCGAGGATGCCCCCTCCAATCTTCTGGAAAAAAGTGGGAAAGATTCTCTTGAAGATGCCTTCCTGGTGTTTTCTGGTAGGGATAAGTCAATTAAGGGGGTTAAATCATGA
- a CDS encoding cell wall biosynthesis protein translates to MIIMDLIWLIAIFILSGILTSLFKSIFTRLGGNLYTPIRGGTPRAVGIAPFIVLLLFFPPPGNYLIALIGIFAFLDDIIGRKKIKGMPFEFGQLSRGIGMLLVMVIGYAYFGPASILIALMIQPMNIADMQPGTSASTVIIMGLLMAILLYLTTGNPYSPALILLAVCLGYAPLDYQGKIMMGEVGNHSFGVGLGVTYTLLAGNIANFHNWGSGGVFIVVLILLIFTALLIALLRQKNLKNFLETNLQIPNPGYGDLVMDVLTGGGLGDLLRRIILRKRTITIKNRFLIVLGMRRLFYNPHAV, encoded by the coding sequence ATGATTATCATGGATTTAATTTGGCTAATTGCGATTTTCATTCTCTCGGGGATTTTAACCTCCTTATTCAAGAGTATATTCACCCGTCTGGGAGGAAACCTTTACACACCAATAAGGGGCGGAACCCCCCGTGCAGTGGGAATTGCTCCATTTATAGTTCTTTTATTATTTTTTCCACCGCCAGGGAACTATTTAATAGCTTTAATTGGAATATTCGCTTTTTTAGATGATATAATTGGTAGAAAAAAGATTAAAGGAATGCCTTTTGAGTTTGGTCAACTTTCAAGAGGTATAGGTATGCTTCTGGTTATGGTAATTGGATATGCCTATTTTGGACCAGCATCCATCCTGATTGCACTGATGATCCAGCCCATGAACATCGCGGACATGCAACCGGGTACCAGCGCATCAACGGTGATCATAATGGGTCTTCTAATGGCCATCCTTCTCTATCTCACCACTGGTAATCCATACTCGCCAGCCCTGATTCTACTGGCAGTATGCCTGGGTTACGCACCACTGGATTACCAGGGAAAGATAATGATGGGCGAAGTTGGAAATCACTCCTTCGGAGTTGGCCTGGGAGTGACATACACTCTGCTGGCCGGTAACATAGCCAATTTCCATAACTGGGGAAGTGGAGGAGTGTTTATAGTTGTACTGATCCTTCTAATCTTTACCGCACTACTCATAGCCCTCCTGAGACAGAAGAATCTTAAAAATTTCCTGGAAACCAACCTTCAAATCCCCAACCCAGGTTACGGTGACCTGGTGATGGACGTACTGACCGGTGGCGGCCTAGGAGACCTTTTACGAAGAATAATACTTAGAAAGCGCACTATAACTATTAAAAACAGGTTTTTAATCGTTTTGGGCATGAGAAGACTTTTTTATAACCCTCATGCAGTTTAA
- a CDS encoding prephenate dehydrogenase, translating to MHVAVIGGTRGLGNWIANFLQEKGCQITLTGRNSIVGEDIANKMGVLYTSDNIQAASHANVVIIAVPIEFTSQTIKEVAPHLQEGSLLVDVTSVKELPAETMQKYAPPGVEVLPTHPMFGPRIRSLEGQVIVLTPQKKGKWYPKVLELLKLERARILETTPEQHDRMMSIVQGLTHFAYIAIASTIEKMGVDIKESRKFASPIYNLMLDMVARIVAQNPYLYYSIQTQNKYIPEVHQTFLETFQDLKSMISDENQDEFVKAMSSAAKHLNDLEASLGRSDKAISALNAEVTHLKNSVGMEVGLRHMYSGKVHLGILESLSPDFVILKENNRTVKLKLSNIEVLSGEELKSWKTGNLPLKKLDVSVVLPETSQPELISRVIRSIEGVVSSEVKDVYYGGQIPEGKKSITFTYQVLSLESMERVQELLTGFGGIIR from the coding sequence ATGCATGTAGCGGTTATAGGCGGGACCCGGGGACTGGGAAACTGGATAGCTAATTTTCTTCAGGAGAAGGGATGTCAGATTACCCTCACCGGTAGAAATTCCATTGTTGGAGAAGATATAGCCAATAAAATGGGTGTATTATATACATCAGACAACATACAGGCAGCATCACATGCAAATGTGGTAATAATAGCAGTTCCCATTGAATTCACATCTCAGACCATAAAGGAAGTGGCACCCCACCTTCAGGAAGGATCACTGCTGGTGGATGTGACATCGGTTAAAGAATTACCCGCAGAAACCATGCAAAAATACGCTCCTCCTGGTGTGGAAGTACTTCCTACCCATCCCATGTTTGGTCCCAGGATAAGATCGCTGGAGGGACAGGTAATAGTGCTCACCCCTCAAAAAAAAGGGAAATGGTACCCAAAGGTTTTAGAACTATTAAAATTAGAAAGGGCCCGTATTCTAGAGACAACACCAGAACAGCACGACCGAATGATGAGTATTGTTCAGGGTTTAACCCATTTTGCTTACATCGCCATAGCCAGCACCATTGAAAAGATGGGAGTGGATATAAAAGAATCTCGCAAATTTGCCAGCCCCATTTACAATCTGATGCTGGATATGGTGGCCCGAATTGTGGCTCAAAATCCTTACCTTTACTATTCCATTCAAACTCAGAATAAATACATTCCTGAAGTTCACCAAACATTCCTGGAGACATTTCAAGATCTTAAATCCATGATAAGCGATGAAAATCAGGATGAATTTGTAAAAGCAATGAGTTCTGCTGCTAAACATTTAAATGATCTGGAAGCCTCTCTGGGAAGATCAGATAAAGCCATATCTGCTTTGAATGCCGAGGTAACCCACCTTAAAAACTCGGTGGGAATGGAAGTGGGCCTGCGCCACATGTACTCTGGAAAAGTCCATCTAGGTATCCTGGAGTCATTATCTCCTGATTTTGTTATTTTGAAAGAAAATAACCGAACTGTGAAGCTCAAACTTTCCAACATTGAAGTTTTAAGTGGTGAAGAATTAAAATCATGGAAAACTGGTAATCTACCTTTGAAGAAACTGGATGTTTCTGTGGTTTTACCGGAAACCTCTCAACCAGAGTTAATTTCCAGAGTCATCAGATCAATAGAAGGGGTGGTGAGTTCTGAAGTTAAGGATGTTTATTATGGAGGTCAGATTCCAGAGGGCAAAAAAAGTATCACTTTTACCTACCAGGTGTTATCGCTGGAATCCATGGAAAGGGTCCAGGAACTTCTAACTGGATTTGGTGGCATAATCCGTTAA
- a CDS encoding radical SAM protein → MKVIRDKDKCIHCRMCEMVLCPAGSAWRSLNEDECVGCGACAIACPETAIIVRKDNLATASSEKTVHVNGEKIKTSGLIRDALRDAGVIITEFPFEPSESNLIPTSTMPCLSGGCWSCAVKVDGRYALSCITPLHEGMKIELLGQMPALRVVSGFGAHTVGGVGTPYQLKKNEYPVEINCFTHGCNLRCPQCQNYGMAFTARGHLMDAEETARILLGLSIQHQVDRIAISGGESTLNPHWLLELIKYIRNEDNDIHIHVDTNGTVLTTPYIDQLVKAGMTELGVDLKGIHTRTFQRITGLNDTELADKYLKTSWAAVEYALTEYHDNLFLGIGIPYNQNLISLEEVEEMGRKIVNLKDDTQVCVLDYRGEFRKKELILPSYLEMMQVKKILNDTGLKTVIAQTSEGHIGP, encoded by the coding sequence ATGAAAGTCATCAGGGATAAAGATAAGTGTATTCACTGCCGAATGTGTGAAATGGTTCTCTGTCCTGCAGGAAGTGCCTGGAGAAGTTTAAATGAAGATGAGTGTGTTGGCTGTGGAGCCTGTGCCATTGCCTGTCCCGAAACTGCCATTATAGTCCGAAAGGATAATTTAGCCACGGCATCCTCTGAAAAAACAGTACATGTTAATGGTGAAAAAATAAAAACATCTGGCCTCATCAGGGATGCTCTACGTGATGCAGGAGTGATAATCACTGAATTCCCATTCGAACCATCTGAAAGTAATTTAATACCAACCAGTACCATGCCCTGCCTTTCAGGAGGTTGCTGGTCCTGTGCAGTGAAAGTTGATGGTAGATACGCACTTTCCTGTATCACACCATTACATGAAGGTATGAAAATTGAATTACTCGGCCAAATGCCTGCATTACGGGTAGTAAGTGGATTCGGAGCCCATACTGTAGGTGGGGTGGGAACTCCCTATCAGCTTAAAAAAAATGAATACCCTGTAGAAATTAACTGTTTCACCCATGGATGTAATTTACGCTGCCCCCAGTGCCAGAATTATGGCATGGCATTTACTGCCCGAGGACATCTCATGGATGCTGAAGAAACCGCCAGGATACTTCTTGGACTCAGTATACAACACCAAGTTGACAGGATAGCGATATCTGGTGGGGAAAGTACCTTAAATCCCCACTGGCTCCTAGAATTGATTAAATATATCCGTAATGAGGATAACGATATTCACATTCACGTGGACACCAATGGAACAGTACTCACCACCCCCTACATTGACCAATTGGTTAAAGCCGGAATGACAGAATTAGGAGTGGATCTTAAGGGAATTCATACCCGGACTTTCCAGAGAATAACCGGGCTCAATGATACTGAACTGGCAGATAAATACCTTAAAACATCATGGGCTGCTGTTGAATATGCTCTAACAGAATATCATGATAATTTATTCCTGGGAATTGGCATACCCTACAATCAAAACCTTATCTCCCTAGAAGAAGTGGAAGAAATGGGTAGAAAAATAGTGAATTTAAAGGATGATACTCAGGTTTGTGTGCTTGATTATCGAGGTGAATTCAGGAAGAAAGAACTTATATTGCCCTCTTATTTAGAGATGATGCAAGTAAAAAAGATTTTAAATGATACTGGACTTAAAACTGTCATTGCCCAAACTTCTGAAGGACATATAGGTCCCTGA
- a CDS encoding CDC48 family AAA ATPase, whose product MKSEDMKLKVAEAFSQADVGRSIARIDPACMGKLDLLDGDMIEIEGRKLTATTVASSQSDIGLGIIRIDGYIRKNAGTSLGEEVTVRKAQVKEAQKVVLAPVDQKIMIRGDVKGAFQGRVLSKGDIIVTGIRQQQQTAMRGSLFDEFFRDAMTDVSPMGELKLAVVSTKPAGAVKITEMSDVEVQTDPVDVSKLEGVKTLVDVTYEDIGGLKEEVKKVREMIEIPLKRPELFERLGISPPKGVLMHGPPGTGKTLLAKAVANESDAHFIAIQGPEIMSKYVGGSEEKLREFFEEAEENAPSIVFIDEIDAIAPKREEVSGETERRVVAQLLTLMDGLKTRGQVVVIGATNRPDALDSALRRGGRFDREIEIGVPDKDGRQEVLQIHTRGMPLDDKVDLDEIADTTHGFVGADLEMLCKEAAMRVLRRVLPDIKADEEIPKETLKKMIIKKSDFKEALKEVQPSALREVLVQVPDVKWEDIGGLEDAKQELREAVEWPLKYPESFDKFGVTPPRGVLIYGPPGTGKTLLAKAVANESKANFIAVKGPELLSKWVGESEKGVREVFRKARQTAPTVIFFDEIDSIASARSGASSDSGVTQRVVNQLLTEIDGLEELQDVAVIAATNRVDIMDPALLRPGRFDRHVKVNDPDEEARLAIFKVHTKNMPLADDVDLEYLAKSTEKYVGADIEAVCREAVMLTLRDDLKAEQVKMKYFKKAMKKVKTEENVDMVQYH is encoded by the coding sequence ATGAAAAGCGAAGATATGAAACTAAAAGTAGCAGAAGCATTTTCACAGGCCGATGTTGGTAGATCCATAGCCAGGATAGACCCAGCTTGCATGGGCAAGCTCGATCTTCTGGATGGAGATATGATTGAAATCGAAGGTCGAAAGCTCACCGCCACCACTGTGGCTTCATCCCAATCAGATATAGGACTGGGAATCATACGGATCGATGGATATATCCGAAAAAATGCAGGAACATCCCTGGGAGAAGAAGTAACCGTACGAAAAGCCCAGGTTAAAGAAGCACAAAAAGTGGTGCTGGCCCCAGTGGATCAAAAAATCATGATCAGGGGAGATGTTAAAGGAGCATTCCAGGGGAGAGTACTATCCAAAGGAGACATCATCGTAACTGGAATCAGGCAACAGCAGCAAACCGCCATGCGAGGAAGCCTATTTGACGAGTTCTTCCGGGATGCCATGACCGATGTCAGCCCCATGGGAGAACTGAAACTGGCAGTGGTCTCCACTAAACCCGCTGGAGCAGTTAAAATAACCGAAATGAGTGATGTGGAAGTTCAAACCGATCCAGTTGATGTATCCAAACTGGAAGGAGTGAAAACCCTGGTTGATGTCACCTACGAAGACATAGGCGGCCTAAAAGAGGAAGTGAAAAAAGTCAGGGAAATGATTGAAATACCCCTGAAACGTCCAGAACTCTTTGAAAGACTGGGAATATCCCCACCAAAAGGAGTCCTGATGCACGGACCACCGGGTACTGGTAAAACATTACTGGCTAAAGCTGTGGCCAATGAAAGTGACGCCCACTTCATTGCCATACAGGGACCCGAGATCATGAGTAAATACGTGGGTGGATCCGAAGAAAAACTAAGGGAATTCTTCGAAGAAGCAGAAGAAAACGCCCCCTCCATTGTATTCATAGATGAAATTGATGCAATAGCACCTAAACGTGAAGAAGTCTCTGGAGAAACAGAAAGACGTGTGGTTGCCCAGTTACTGACACTAATGGATGGTCTTAAAACCAGAGGTCAGGTAGTAGTTATCGGTGCCACCAACCGACCAGATGCACTGGACTCTGCCCTGCGCCGTGGTGGAAGATTTGACCGGGAAATAGAAATTGGTGTACCTGATAAGGATGGACGCCAGGAAGTCCTACAGATACACACCAGGGGAATGCCCTTAGATGACAAGGTTGATCTTGATGAAATTGCAGACACCACCCATGGATTTGTAGGTGCAGACCTGGAAATGCTCTGTAAAGAAGCAGCAATGAGAGTCCTGCGCAGGGTGCTCCCGGATATCAAGGCCGATGAGGAAATACCCAAAGAAACCCTTAAAAAGATGATTATCAAGAAATCAGACTTCAAAGAGGCCTTAAAAGAGGTTCAACCCTCTGCCCTCCGTGAAGTTCTGGTACAGGTGCCTGATGTCAAATGGGAAGATATTGGTGGCCTGGAAGACGCCAAACAGGAACTCAGAGAAGCGGTAGAATGGCCTTTAAAATATCCCGAAAGCTTCGACAAGTTTGGAGTCACACCGCCCCGTGGGGTGTTGATATATGGACCACCGGGTACTGGTAAAACATTACTGGCCAAGGCAGTAGCCAATGAAAGTAAAGCCAACTTCATAGCAGTTAAAGGCCCTGAATTACTCTCTAAATGGGTGGGTGAATCAGAAAAAGGTGTAAGGGAAGTTTTCCGCAAGGCGAGGCAGACCGCACCCACAGTGATATTCTTCGATGAAATAGACAGCATAGCTTCAGCCAGATCCGGCGCAAGCTCTGACAGTGGAGTAACCCAGAGAGTGGTGAACCAGTTACTCACCGAAATCGATGGATTGGAAGAACTGCAGGATGTGGCCGTAATCGCCGCCACCAACAGGGTGGACATCATGGATCCCGCACTCTTAAGACCTGGCAGATTTGACAGACACGTGAAGGTGAATGACCCTGATGAAGAAGCCAGACTGGCAATATTCAAGGTACACACCAAAAACATGCCACTGGCCGATGACGTGGACCTGGAGTACCTGGCCAAGAGCACTGAAAAATACGTGGGTGCTGATATTGAAGCAGTATGCAGGGAAGCGGTAATGTTAACCCTTAGGGATGACCTCAAAGCAGAACAGGTGAAGATGAAATACTTCAAAAAAGCCATGAAAAAGGTCAAAACTGAGGAAAACGTGGACATGGTCCAGTATCACTAA
- a CDS encoding ABC transporter permease: protein MKFYRVMAVTRRVFRDVVNDKRSLAMLFLAPIFAMCVFGVAFSGDVEGVNVVIVNQDQGYTPGFGNTTYLSDEIISHLDTKVLNIENMNSTDEAREKVANGQASAVIIFPQNFTRNSMLKTTNSSYPDNGQILIQGDDSITNVKNAILKTVNQALSDTMAEQGVKPAINITSNPIYGQDADFVDFFVPGILAFVVYLLTTILTLITFVGERSSGTLERVLASPVTEGEIVTGYAITFGTFGIIQVALLLSIAILVFNIMVVGNVLLAFLAVAILAVTCQALGILLSSLAKRPEQAIQFFPFVILPAFLLSGVFWPIQAIPEWLRPFSYLVPPTYAVDACRAVMLKGGGLDMIWPDLLALILFAIVFMVLAVYTLRRGKQ from the coding sequence ATGAAGTTCTACCGGGTCATGGCGGTCACTCGTCGCGTCTTTCGGGATGTGGTCAATGACAAGCGCAGCTTAGCAATGCTCTTTTTAGCACCGATATTTGCCATGTGTGTCTTTGGTGTGGCCTTCAGTGGTGATGTGGAAGGGGTTAATGTTGTAATAGTTAATCAGGACCAAGGTTACACTCCTGGCTTTGGAAACACCACCTACCTTTCTGATGAGATCATCTCCCACCTGGACACCAAGGTGCTGAACATTGAAAACATGAACAGTACTGATGAAGCCCGGGAAAAAGTGGCCAATGGCCAGGCATCAGCAGTCATAATATTTCCTCAGAATTTCACCAGAAACTCCATGTTAAAAACTACAAATTCATCCTATCCAGATAATGGTCAGATCCTGATCCAGGGTGATGACAGTATAACCAATGTAAAAAATGCCATCCTGAAAACAGTTAACCAGGCACTTTCTGACACCATGGCAGAACAAGGGGTCAAACCAGCCATCAACATTACTTCTAACCCGATTTATGGACAGGATGCTGATTTTGTTGATTTTTTCGTCCCAGGAATTCTGGCTTTTGTAGTTTACCTTTTAACCACCATCCTGACCCTGATCACCTTTGTAGGGGAAAGATCCAGTGGGACCCTGGAAAGGGTACTGGCCAGTCCAGTGACTGAAGGTGAGATCGTTACTGGATACGCCATTACATTCGGTACCTTTGGAATTATACAGGTTGCACTACTCCTTTCAATTGCAATCCTGGTTTTCAACATCATGGTAGTGGGAAATGTGCTCCTGGCATTTTTGGCAGTGGCTATTCTGGCCGTAACCTGCCAGGCCCTGGGGATACTCCTTTCAAGCCTTGCTAAACGTCCAGAACAGGCAATACAATTCTTCCCATTTGTAATTTTACCGGCATTCCTGCTTTCAGGTGTTTTCTGGCCCATACAGGCTATTCCTGAATGGTTAAGACCATTCTCCTATCTGGTTCCTCCCACCTATGCAGTGGATGCTTGCCGTGCAGTCATGCTCAAAGGAGGGGGTCTGGACATGATATGGCCTGATCTACTGGCCCTAATACTGTTTGCAATTGTGTTCATGGTTCTGGCAGTTTACACTCTCCGGAGGGGTAAACAATAA
- a CDS encoding mRNA surveillance protein pelota, whose amino-acid sequence MRIVHQDTKRGIIELFPETLDDLWHLSHLIEPGDLVSSRTTRRIQDTTGERLRSDRGIKKTFFMGIRVESISFHKYTGKLRAKGVIERGPEDMVSLGSHHTLDLKLNNSVKIQKERWSRWHRKRIKESIEASKIPKALVVVIEDDNADMGILRQYGVEYYGPIIGGISGKRNIQKNRQKVIDNFYQEIVSTIEKFEGIEGIVIAGPGFGKNDFYQFLSQKYPDITRISRLESTGAGGRSGIHEVLQKGILEEMATEGRIAQETRMIARVLEEIGKSSNMVTYGKKEVKTAAEAGAVEELLIIDELLRERDIEKIMDLVENLGGKVMVISSEHDGGKQLGALGGVAALLRYTLN is encoded by the coding sequence ATGCGTATAGTTCATCAGGACACCAAAAGAGGAATTATAGAGTTATTTCCCGAAACTCTGGATGACCTCTGGCATCTTTCCCACTTAATAGAACCAGGAGACCTGGTCTCATCCCGAACCACCCGCCGTATACAGGACACCACAGGAGAACGCCTGCGAAGTGACAGAGGGATTAAAAAAACATTTTTCATGGGGATAAGAGTGGAAAGCATCAGTTTCCACAAATACACCGGAAAACTGCGGGCAAAGGGAGTTATTGAAAGGGGACCGGAAGACATGGTTTCACTGGGTTCCCACCACACCCTGGATTTGAAGCTCAACAATTCTGTGAAAATACAGAAGGAAAGATGGTCCAGGTGGCATCGTAAACGAATTAAAGAATCTATAGAAGCTTCTAAAATACCAAAAGCTCTGGTAGTGGTAATTGAGGATGATAATGCCGATATGGGCATTTTAAGGCAGTATGGAGTGGAGTATTACGGGCCGATTATTGGGGGAATCTCTGGAAAAAGGAACATCCAGAAAAACCGTCAGAAGGTCATTGATAATTTTTACCAGGAAATTGTCAGCACCATTGAAAAATTTGAGGGCATTGAAGGCATAGTTATTGCCGGACCCGGATTTGGTAAAAATGATTTTTATCAGTTCCTCAGCCAGAAATATCCGGATATCACCCGTATTTCCCGGTTGGAAAGTACCGGTGCCGGAGGACGATCCGGAATTCACGAGGTGCTGCAGAAGGGTATCCTGGAAGAAATGGCCACCGAAGGACGGATTGCCCAGGAAACACGCATGATAGCCCGTGTTCTGGAAGAAATCGGGAAAAGCTCCAACATGGTAACCTACGGGAAAAAGGAGGTTAAAACTGCCGCCGAAGCAGGGGCTGTTGAAGAACTGCTGATAATCGACGAGCTGCTCCGTGAACGGGACATAGAAAAGATCATGGATCTGGTTGAAAACCTGGGAGGTAAAGTAATGGTCATAAGCAGTGAACACGATGGTGGGAAACAGTTGGGTGCCCTGGGCGGAGTTGCTGCTTTATTAAGGTACACGCTGAATTAA
- a CDS encoding ABC transporter permease, with protein MENDSFTGMIKHVFKNGLNKQTLGLAIIAPLIIMIIVGYMVTMVGTQDPVKIGVVNYDKGLGNFSASSSIIEELKNQENVSVVYISQDQITGDLNDKTISAALVFPENFTTDLTRKNAQLNMTLEGTDQTMNILDSKAVSTSVTAVAAKTANITQPLTVNVNDLYGTGLDFTDLILYRFMVLITLVLSLIIALVRVLQDKKTGLFSRMAVSPVKGVIAYILGLCIFGFLIIPIVLAFLIFIMGATIVGSLTSVVLVMLLISLVGTSLGVLFTSITQTRNQAFGLFAVVLILQVVFSGLFIPVSRFDQYTQLVSYSLPFTYALDAMKSITIKGFSLADVGTDLVALLVILAVAVIVSMAGLKLVQKSGDDQRNDQKV; from the coding sequence ATGGAAAACGACAGTTTCACTGGAATGATAAAACATGTTTTTAAAAATGGATTAAACAAGCAAACTCTTGGATTAGCCATCATTGCACCACTTATAATCATGATTATTGTGGGGTACATGGTAACCATGGTTGGCACTCAGGATCCGGTTAAAATAGGAGTGGTGAACTACGATAAGGGACTGGGAAACTTCAGTGCCTCATCAAGTATAATTGAAGAACTAAAAAATCAGGAAAATGTTTCGGTGGTCTACATTAGCCAGGACCAAATAACAGGAGATCTTAATGATAAAACCATTTCCGCAGCCCTGGTGTTCCCGGAAAATTTCACCACGGATTTAACCAGAAAAAATGCCCAGCTAAACATGACTCTGGAGGGAACTGACCAGACCATGAATATACTGGATAGTAAAGCAGTTTCAACTTCTGTCACAGCAGTGGCAGCAAAAACTGCCAACATCACCCAGCCTTTAACAGTTAATGTAAATGATTTATACGGAACTGGATTGGATTTCACTGATCTCATACTGTACCGGTTCATGGTTTTGATCACACTGGTACTATCACTGATCATAGCTTTAGTGAGAGTTCTCCAGGATAAAAAGACAGGCCTGTTCAGTAGGATGGCCGTATCACCGGTTAAAGGTGTAATAGCTTACATTCTGGGCTTGTGTATCTTTGGATTCCTTATAATTCCCATTGTCCTGGCGTTTTTGATCTTTATAATGGGAGCCACTATAGTGGGAAGTCTTACCAGTGTGGTACTGGTAATGTTGTTGATATCTCTGGTGGGAACATCCCTGGGAGTTCTCTTCACTTCCATCACCCAAACCAGAAACCAGGCATTTGGTCTTTTTGCTGTGGTTCTTATACTGCAGGTGGTATTCAGCGGATTATTCATACCTGTTAGTCGATTCGACCAGTACACCCAGCTTGTATCCTACAGTTTACCCTTTACCTATGCACTGGATGCCATGAAAAGCATAACCATAAAAGGCTTTTCCCTGGCTGATGTGGGAACAGATCTCGTAGCTTTACTGGTAATACTCGCAGTGGCAGTAATCGTGTCCATGGCTGGTTTGAAGTTGGTGCAAAAATCAGGGGATGATCAAAGAAATGATCAAAAGGTGTGA